TGAGTGGCGTTGGTCTTCAGGACGATGTCGCCCTCGTAGACCGTGCCGTTCTTGCTGTTCAGGTAGAAGCTCCGGAAGTGCAGCTCCTTCTCCTTCACCTTCGACGCGTCCAGGCCGAACTTCAGGGTCTCGTCCGTGACCTTGTCCCCCCACTTGAAGGGCCAGCTTTGCGTCTGGGTCCCGCTGATCTCCACCGTGATGTCCTTATCCACCGTGCCGGTCTTTTTGGTGACGTTCTGGACGAACTTGTTGCCGACGCTGAAAAGCCCCGTCATCCCCGCCTTGAGTTCGAGCGTGAAGGCCCCGGAGTCCTTTGCTCCGAGTCCCAGCTTTTCGCTGAGGTCCACCGTCCCTCCCTCGGTCAGAACGATGTTGTCGTTTACCTTGGTGGTCACGGTGCCGTCCGGGTTCAGGATGTTGGCCGTCGCCTTCAGCGTCACGCTCTTCGCCTGGGCGTTGACCGACACCACCTCGTAGAGGATGCTGGCGTTACCCGTAAGAGCCCCGTCCGTCACGGAAGCGGTAAGGAGATCCGGCATCGTTATTGGGGTTGCTGTCTCAATGATATTTTGATTGATCAGCGTACCGCCGACAGCTGCGTTGGTACCATCTACCGCAGTACCGGCCACGGTAATGACACCTTTAGTGGAAGTCAGCACGAGTTTCCCACCATCGTTTGTCGCCGTAACCCCTTCGGGGAGGCCGCCACTCGCATTAATCTTGGTAATGACCTTATCGAGGTCATTATCAGCAGCAGCAAAAGTAACCGTTGTGGCCGCAGTCCCGTCTAGAGAAATTGTCAGCGTTTTCCCAGCGACATCTGCGCCACCGACTCCAGCAGCAAAGTTCGTTGTAGAGGTAAGTTTGTGCAATGTAGCTCCAAATCCGTACTGCCCCGTGACTTGCACGCCGGAGTTCGCCACGGGACCGGTCGTCTTCACCGTGTACGTCCCCGCCGGGAGGTTGTCCACCCGCAGCCCGGACACGCCCGCCTGGTCGTTCAGGCTGGCGCCCATCACCACGTTCTTGTGCTTGATCGTAAAGACATCCGTCTTCATCGCCTCGGCCTGGCCGGGTTTCGCGTTGATCTGGATCTTGTAGTTCCCCTCGAACGCCGCCTTCTGGCCGAACCGGTCGATCTGGCGCAGGGAGCCGCGGATGTACGCCTTCGTCGCCAGGTCGTTCGACGACCACAGGCCCGCGGAGCTCCCGTCCAGCAGGCGCTTCTTGTTGAACTGCGTCGCCGTCGAGGTCCGGTCTATCTCGCTCTTCAGCTGGTCTATTTCCAGCTGGATGTACTGACGGTCCTGCTGCGTCAGCGTGTCGTTCGCCGCCTGTACCGACAGCTCCCGCATCCTCTGGAGGATGCTGTGCACCTCGGACAGCGCGCCCTCCGCAGTCTGCAGCATCGAGATGCCGTCCTGCGCGTTGCGCACCGCCATGTTCAGGCCGTTGATCTGCGAGCGCATCTTCTCGCTGATGGCCAGGCCCGCCGCGTCGTCCGCCGCGCTGTTGATCCTCAGCCCCGTGGAGAGCGTCCGGATGGACTTCTGGAGCGCGCTGTTGGTCGCGTTCAGCGAATTGTAAGCGTAGAGCGCCGGTATGTTGTGGTAAATCCTCATGATCTCTCTTAGCCTCCTGCGTCCGGGGCTTCCTGCCCCGCAATCACAAAATCCGAATCTTACAGACCGTCCTGGTCTCCCTCGAGCGCTTGAAACAAACGAAAAAAGTTTAACAAAAAATCAACGAAAATTCAAACGCGTCCTTTGCGGCCGCATTCCACCCTGCACATCCCACCTTTCGATGAACAGTTTGCAAGGAATATTTTGAAGTCTATTCCCATTGAAAATCCAAGCTTCAAAATCTATGCCTCGTGAAATCTATTCCTCCCGCCTCGGTTTCCCGGGGTGGACGGTCCTGATCTTGGAGAGCCGCGAGAAGGCCGATACGGGCAGCTGCGGCGTCGGGACCGCCTGGGGCGAATTTTTATCCAACCGGGCCGCCCTGGCCGCCGCCCTGTTCTCCTCGACGATGACGTCCCAGAGCTCCTTCCGCCAGATCTGCGTTTTCTGCGGCGCGTTGATGCCCAGGCGCACCACGTCGCCCCTCACGTCGATGACCGTGACCTCGACGTCCGTCCCGATCTGGATGGACTCGTTGATCTTTCTGCTGAGGACCAGCATCAGCTCGTCTCTCCCTGGAGGATCGCCGCCCGCTTCATCGTATCCCGAACGTCCTCCGGAAAGACGACGTGACGGATGGGGTACTCCTCGTTCAGGGCGATCACCTGGACGGCCCGGTGCGTCTTGAGGTTCAGGAGAATTGGGGCCCTCAGGTTGGCGGTCATGTTCCACGGCGCCGCCTCCGGGATGGAGACCACGATGAGGAGCGCCAGGTCCGACGGGTCCATCGACCCCACCAGCTCCAGCTCGTCCTCGGGGATGCGGGCGTTGTAGTCCGGCATCACGGCGTCCGGCGTCGTCACCGGCAGGGCCAGCGCGCCGTCCTCGATGTTCTGCAGCCACTTTACGGCGTTGTCCTCGTCCCCCACCAGGACCCAGCTCCGGCTGTTCTCAAACGCGGGAAGGCCGCGGGGAAAGGACAGGACGTCGTCCTGCGTGTACGTGATCTCTCCAAAGCGCTCGCTCACAAAAGTCTCCGGCATTTTTCTATCCCTAATATCCTACCTTGAATATCCTAACGGCACGCTAGCGCAGGAAGTTCAGCAGCGTCGGCTGGATTATCTGAGAGATGACCGACAAACTGGCCTCCTGCATGAACTTGGCCATCATCAGCTCCGTCATCGCCTCCTCCGGCTTGATCGCGACCAAGTCCTGCAGAGTCTCGGTCATCTGGGCGTCGTCGGCCACAAGCCGCGCCTTGTTGCTCTCATAACGGCTCTGGAGCGCCCCGTTGGTGGAGAGCACCTTGAGGAGATTGTCGATGAAGCGGTCGATGCGCGGGAGCATGACGTCGGAGATCGCGGTGCGGTTCTCGGACTTCACGGCGGCGATCACGTCGTCCAGCACGCCGAAGATGTCCTGCTTCCTCCGGTTCGCCCCGCTGCGGATCGTCACGTTCTGCGTGTGCATAGTGTTGTCACCGTTTGGCCCCGGCCGCGCCGCGTCCTCCAGCTTGTAGCCGCCCCGGTAGGGAGTTTTTGCCGAAACTCCCGCACCAAAGAAAGTGTTGGTGATGTCCGAGTCGAACGAGCCGTCCGCCTTCAACTGGGAGGCCTTCGCCGTGATCGAATATCCCCGCGGCGACCACAGGACGAGGTGTCCGTCCTTGTTCAGCTCGGCCCGAACGTCGTAGTCCTGCATCCGGGCGTTGATCGTCGCGACCAGGTCCTGTGCATCCAACTTGCCGTTGCCGTTCGTGTCGCGCATCGCCGTCAGATCGATGGTGTGGGTGTAGCCCGCCACGGTGATGTCGAAGGTCCGTGCCGGGGTCTGCCCCTCCTCCCACATCTCCGCCGGAAGCAGGTTCCCCACCGCATCGAAAAAGCTTTTTTCGCCCTGGATACTGGTGTTCAGCGCCAGTTTTTCCCGGGCCACACTGCCTTTGACGTCCACCACGTTGACGGCGGAGCCATCCTTGGCCGCGATGGAGAGGATGGGGTAATCGCCCCCCTGGCCGTTCTTGTTCCCCATCTTGGCGTCGAAGTAGTTCACGTAGAGCCAGTCTCCCGCCTGGGAGCGCAGCCGGTCCATGACGCTCTTCACCGTGTCGTCCGCGGAGATGTCGATCTCGACCTTGCGTCCCAGGGACTCGAAGCGGATCGTGCCCGCCTTGCCGATTTTTTCATTGTCCTTCAAACCGGCGGCGGCTCCACCCTTCTTGGCCCCCATGTTGCTGGTCACGCCCGTATGGATGCCCATCTGGGCGGCGATGCCGCCGGAGTAGTCCGCCCACGCGGGGTCGGAGACCGGCAGGTCGACGACGGAGAAGGACTCTCCGGTCACCGTGTAGAGGGACGCGGAGTTCGGGATCTCCTTTCCGTTTTCGTCGACGGGGATGGCCACCTTCATGAGCTCCTCGCCAGCCTGTTCGTTGACCTGCTTCGCGATCTCGCGCATCACCTTGACCCGATCGACGAAGCCCGTGGCGGGGTCGGTCACGTCCTTGCGCGAGAGGCGGACGTCGTACGCCTTGCCGCAGGACATCTGCACCCGCAGCCGAACGCCCAGGTCGTCGTCCAGACAGGGGGCGGTCGGGAACTCGATGTCCTTGACCCCCATGTCCGGGTCCGTCCGCACCGCCGTGGATAACCCCAACTCCTCGGCGTAGCGCTGGCCGTTCATGTCCAGGAACTGTACGGGCGCACCGCCGGGGGCGCGGATGACCAGGCGGTTCGTCGCCTTCTCCTCGTTATGGCTGGTGCCGAGCCCCTTCTCGTGGTCGTCCTCGCTGTAGACGCCGGGGGAACGGAAGACGTCCACCGTCACGTCGAGCCAGCCTGCGCCGGCGTTCTTCAGCCGATCGGCCAGGTCGGCCAGGGTGTACTCGCCGGGGTTCAGGGTTATGTCCGCGACGTGGGACCCGCTCATCACCCGCCAATGCAGGGGCTTGCCCGGCGGAACGACCAGCTTTCGGCCCGGCGCGAACTCCACGCTCTTCATGCCCGTCTCCATGCCAAGGTAGTCGAACACGTCCATGTGGCTGTGATCGACGGGGCGGGTCTGCTCCTTGGAGCCGATGATGCCCCTCTGCACCCCCGTCTCCGGGTCCGACGAGAAGGCGTAGTCGAAGAGCGCCATTCCCATCCCCTCGCCCTTGAGGGTGAACGAGGGATAATGCGGCTTCTCCGCCGCGGCAGGCACGGAAAGCGGGTCCGTCGGCAGCTTGCCGATGCGCTGGGCCGTGACCACCAGCTGATCCTTGTCCGCCGAGGTCCGGG
This portion of the uncultured Fretibacterium sp. genome encodes:
- a CDS encoding flagellar assembly protein FliW, translated to MPETFVSERFGEITYTQDDVLSFPRGLPAFENSRSWVLVGDEDNAVKWLQNIEDGALALPVTTPDAVMPDYNARIPEDELELVGSMDPSDLALLIVVSIPEAAPWNMTANLRAPILLNLKTHRAVQVIALNEEYPIRHVVFPEDVRDTMKRAAILQGETS
- the csrA gene encoding carbon storage regulator CsrA: MLVLSRKINESIQIGTDVEVTVIDVRGDVVRLGINAPQKTQIWRKELWDVIVEENRAAARAARLDKNSPQAVPTPQLPVSAFSRLSKIRTVHPGKPRREE
- the flgL gene encoding flagellar hook-associated protein FlgL — its product is MNSRVTTSMMYGTLINSLHENSRRVLDLQRQLSTMRRYARLSDNPSVIARSLKLEAALKDNKIYRETHDNATAMLKHSEAALNQIVEAARAIRGLVVRAGDGTLPREQVTDIARQINENKKTILNALNTKVAGKYLFGGTDTGAKPFVIGPDGHIKYQGSNERIRYEIEEGLLADVSFAGTEVAVKNERSHFICSHEVPADWKWTGREEKVQITVGNRTLSVYIPEQWIDEVATGKTKSTDYNRFRDPGEVSGISLDDLATLVNRALKEQGADMLVTATVEKDPNTNMQRMVLKSNTGEPVGITGWPDTDYLPMPQSIAGLAFPKSGTTGTPPGVTVKTPNWNHSMLAGGTEVTEDKLKGLVGKTLTVVAGGTTTNHTFAADPADLDALVSELNGAGVLPPNVTARIQNGKLVLTSSNGDAIRVDGTAAEQLFGGVRVSEKTKYHGMMGTANTLGWRDDTLGKGISLELNGQTYNFTFDGKRSITDLVNEINAKVPMDAGDLPVASVVSGRLVLQSSRGQITVKDHGTAGGVRQLLGYDGPVKSSTSSVTVQLDGKQPIKVYANEGDDLTKIAEKLNSIEGLYARTSADKDQLVVTAQRIGKLPTDPLSVPAAAEKPHYPSFTLKGEGMGMALFDYAFSSDPETGVQRGIIGSKEQTRPVDHSHMDVFDYLGMETGMKSVEFAPGRKLVVPPGKPLHWRVMSGSHVADITLNPGEYTLADLADRLKNAGAGWLDVTVDVFRSPGVYSEDDHEKGLGTSHNEEKATNRLVIRAPGGAPVQFLDMNGQRYAEELGLSTAVRTDPDMGVKDIEFPTAPCLDDDLGVRLRVQMSCGKAYDVRLSRKDVTDPATGFVDRVKVMREIAKQVNEQAGEELMKVAIPVDENGKEIPNSASLYTVTGESFSVVDLPVSDPAWADYSGGIAAQMGIHTGVTSNMGAKKGGAAAGLKDNEKIGKAGTIRFESLGRKVEIDISADDTVKSVMDRLRSQAGDWLYVNYFDAKMGNKNGQGGDYPILSIAAKDGSAVNVVDVKGSVAREKLALNTSIQGEKSFFDAVGNLLPAEMWEEGQTPARTFDITVAGYTHTIDLTAMRDTNGNGKLDAQDLVATINARMQDYDVRAELNKDGHLVLWSPRGYSITAKASQLKADGSFDSDITNTFFGAGVSAKTPYRGGYKLEDAARPGPNGDNTMHTQNVTIRSGANRRKQDIFGVLDDVIAAVKSENRTAISDVMLPRIDRFIDNLLKVLSTNGALQSRYESNKARLVADDAQMTETLQDLVAIKPEEAMTELMMAKFMQEASLSVISQIIQPTLLNFLR
- a CDS encoding flagellin hook IN motif-containing protein, whose amino-acid sequence is MRIYHNIPALYAYNSLNATNSALQKSIRTLSTGLRINSAADDAAGLAISEKMRSQINGLNMAVRNAQDGISMLQTAEGALSEVHSILQRMRELSVQAANDTLTQQDRQYIQLEIDQLKSEIDRTSTATQFNKKRLLDGSSAGLWSSNDLATKAYIRGSLRQIDRFGQKAAFEGNYKIQINAKPGQAEAMKTDVFTIKHKNVVMGASLNDQAGVSGLRVDNLPAGTYTVKTTGPVANSGVQVTGQYGFGATLHKLTSTTNFAAGVGGADVAGKTLTISLDGTAATTVTFAAADNDLDKVITKINASGGLPEGVTATNDGGKLVLTSTKGVITVAGTAVDGTNAAVGGTLINQNIIETATPITMPDLLTASVTDGALTGNASILYEVVSVNAQAKSVTLKATANILNPDGTVTTKVNDNIVLTEGGTVDLSEKLGLGAKDSGAFTLELKAGMTGLFSVGNKFVQNVTKKTGTVDKDITVEISGTQTQSWPFKWGDKVTDETLKFGLDASKVKEKELHFRSFYLNSKNGTVYEGDIVLKTNAT